AGACCAAGGAATATCCGACGGCTATGAGGGCGTAAACGGATCCTAGAGAAAGGCCGTTTATGATTTGTTGTAAAAGGGTCTGCAATATTTACCACCTCTTTCTTGCCTGAAGTATTTAAAAAGGCGGGCCCTTGAGGCCCGCCCTCTAGCGGTTAGGGCTAGATGATAATAAAAAGATTACTCTGGTCTTACCTTCTTGTAGAACCTTCCCTTGCCGTCCTTGGCTATCAGAACGACTCCATCCTTATCCTTAGGATTGTGGAACTCGTCCATGGTGATTACAGCGTGGTGCAGTTGAAGACCCTTCGTCTCGGCAAGGGCTTTGGTTATAGCCTCAGCATCGGCCTTGCCAGCACGCTTTACGGCGTCTGCCAGGAAGTAGACAGCGTCATAAGCGAGAATGCCGTTTACGAACTCCTTACATTCGTCGTTGTATTTTTTCTTGTAGGCTTCAAAGAAGGGCTGCATTGCAGGATCTTCAGGAGATACGTGGTTGATCCAGTATGAATTTTCCATGGCATCTCCTGCTATCTCCCACATGAACTCTCCGTAACCATCGCCGCCTACGAAGACTATGTCGTTCATGCCAAGCTCCCTGGCCTGCTTCATTATGAGGGCCATCTCTTTACCCATGTTGGGCAGTACTAGAACGTCAGCACCGCTGTTGCGGATCTCGGTGAGCTGTGCCCTAAAGTCCACGTCTTGTCCACCCCTGAAGCCCAGGTCCGCCACGACTTTCCCGCCGTAGTCTTCGTAGCTCTTTATGAAGAACTCACGGAGTCCCTGGGAGTAGTCGCTGCTGACATCGTAGAGGATGGCAGCTTTGAGCTTCCCAAGGTCCTTGGCCGAGAAGTAAGCAATGAGTTTACCCTGGTAGGGGTCTGTGAAGCATACTCTGAAGGAGTAGGGCCTTACCTTGCCGCTTTCGTCCATGGTGACATATGGGTTCGTGGAAACTGTTCCGATCTGGGGAACTCCAGCCTGGTTGACCACTGGAGCAGTGGCTATGTTGACCCCGCTGCTGTTGGCCCCAACTATGGCTACTACCTTGTCCTGGTTGATCATTCTCCTGACGGCGTTTACCGCGTCTTCCGGTCTTGAACGGAAGTCATAGGGAACGAGTTCCAACTTCAAATTGCCCAACGCTCCAGAAGCGTTGATTTCCTCCACAGCCAATTGGGCAGATTTCAATTCAGTCTGACCGTAAGCTGCCCAATCTCCTGTGAGTGCTGCAAGGTAGCCTACTTTGACTACCTCTTCCGCCATGGCGGCCCCCATGAACAGGGTCAAAGAAAATGCCGCAAGAAGTAACACTGCAAAACCTTTCCTCACTATCTCCACCTCCGTATTAATGATAAATGTTAAACAGATAATACCTGCATAAAGAATTTTAGCATATATGAGGCATATTGTACTGTTTTGGTATAGAGGTTTAATTGATGACGTTTTTATTCAGTATTTTTAGGTCTACTCAGACAATAACGTATAATATAACTTCAAGGGTGGTGATGAGATTGGAAGAAAAGTTGGAGAAAATTCTAATAACTGACATAGACGGCACCCTTGCTCATAGGGATGTCATTCCTGAGCAAGTGGCTGAGGCTTGTAAAAGGCTGAGGGTGAGTGGATGGACTTTATTGGTGGCCACAGGAAGGATCCTAGCGTCTGCTTTGCCCCATATTCATAACATAGGAGCCTCAAGCCCGGCTATAGTCTACGACGGAGCCCGAATAATGGATTTTCAAAAAGGAGTTTCTGTATGGGAAAAGAAGATGCCCAAATCCCTTGTGAAAGAGGTTCTGATCCTTGGATGGAATTACGGTGTGGGAATTCAAGTCATAGGAGACGAAATGGTTTTCTGTAGACCCCATGATGAAGCTGTGATAGATTATTTCAGTAGTCTTGGAGTCGAAGTGAGGCCAAGCCTAAAGGACCCCCAGGAGCTTGACTCCATTTTCAGGGTGATTTTTCATGGTGATAGGGCTTTGATAAGAAAGCTCCATGACCATATGTCCGCCAAACTAAATGGCAAGGCTTCAGTGACCATGGCGGGAGATGGTTTTTTAGACATATTGCCTGTACATGTCTCCAAGGGGCACGCCTTGGCTGAACTTTTAGGGCAAAGGAGTTCAAAAAACAGAATCGTTGTAGCAGCAGGTGACCACATGAACGACGAAACTCTTTTGCGCACAGCACATGTAGCTTTTACCATGGAAGACGCACCTAAGGAGCTCAAGGAAATAGCAGACGTGGTATTGCCCCCATCCGAGGAAGGGGGGTTTGTAAAGATAGTGGATTATCTTGAAGATAAAGATTTCCTAAATACTATTTTGTCGAGCAAGGCGCTTGATGATTTGCAAAACCATGATGTATTGACTCTAAAAGGAGGTGTCGAACCTTGGAGGAGAAGGTAAAACTGGATGTTGTTGAGATGACCATTCCCGATGAATGTAACATAATTGTAGGACAGAGCCATTTTATCAAGACCGTTGAGGACATGTATGAGGCTTTGGTTACCACATCGCCGTACTTGGAGTTTGGGATAGCTTTCAACGAAGCCTCTGGACCGTGCCTTATAAGGAAGGACGGCAACGCCGAGGATCTAATTGAGGCAGCTGTGGAGAATGCGAAGAGGATCGGTGCAGGACATGTCTTCGTCGTGCTGCTCCGAAAGGGTTACCCCATCAATGTCCTCAATAAACTCAAATCCATTCAGGAAGTATGCAGGATATATGCCGCGACGGCCAACCCTCTTCAAATCATAGTGGCTGAGACAGGCCAGGGCAGAGGGGTGATGGGGGTTATCGATGGGGCTTCCCCTAAAGGCGTGGAAGGGCAAGAGGATATAGAGGCAAGAAAGAAGCTGCTCAGGGATATTATAGGTTATAAGCGCTGAATAGGTTGGGGTAGCTGAGAAAACCAGGGCTACCCCTTTTTTATGGAATTCATGAACAGACCTATCATGGATGCCAGAGCTGAGGCCCCTAGCCCAGCAAAAAGAGGTTTTAGTGGAAGCCCTGTCAATGGCCAAAAGAGGGTGGTCGACAGCCCAAGGGAGCTGGACCAAAAGGCCCACCTTGGGGGTAAAAGGCCAGGTTTAAGTATACCTATGACGAGGGGGAAAAACGTTCCAGCTCCCCTAAGTCCCATGCTGAGGTAACTCCACTCCAGGATCATAGAGGCTTTACCCAAAGCCGCAATAGCTGCAGCACCAAAGATTACCACCAGTATCATTAGCCTGTTAAGCCACAGAGCGTTTGCTCCTTGCCTTCTAGCGGGAATTAGAAAGTCTGATACCAAGTTAGTGGCCATTCCCAGTGCTAAGCCAGCTGCAGTACCTATAACCGTTATGAGTATGCCTGCCCAAATAGCTCCGGCCAAAAATGGTGGGAAGTGATTGTGTATGAAAAAGCTGAGAGCCTCCGATGGAGATATATCAACACCTGAGCTTCTAAGGTACAAGCCTATCCATATTCCTAAAAGTCCCAGCGGCGGCATCAAGAAAGCGGCAAGTAAAGCTCCGTTCTTTGCTGTTTTAGGCGAGGAAGAGGAGAATACGGCCTGGATATATATTTGGGTGCATAAAACTCCCACTACCAGGGATGTACCTGCGCTTAAGCCTTTTCCAACGCCCAACCCGAACAGGGAAAAAAAAGGCTTGGAAGGAAGGTTCTTCGTGACCTTTAAATAATCCCAACCGAGCTCCCTTAGGGATACTATAAAGCATAAAAATAGTATCCCGTATAGGAAGACAATCTTATATACGCCTATTTTGCTGTAGCTTTTCAGACCTCCGAGAAATATGAAAGCAAGGATGGCCAATGAGAAAATTAGCATTATAGCCCAGTCGTTTATTGGAACGATACCCTTCAATAAAGCTGCCCCCGCAAGAAACTGGGCTATCACTGATATAAAGGTTCCTATAACGGAGGCCCACATGGAAACTTTTGCGGTTTTGGAGCCGTATTTTTCTGCCAGAAACTGAGTTATGGTTTGCAAGCCTGAGGCCCGTAGTGGAGCTGCAAAAAACAAACCTAAAACCAGACAACCAATACCTCCGCCCAGAGTGAACCACCAAGCTGAAAGGCCATACGAGTAGGCCATCTGGACCGTTCCAACCGTTGAGGCACCTCCAACGAGAGCGCCTAGTAATATCCCTGAAACCGATATGACAGAGGACTTTCTGCCTGCCAGACAATAATCCTCGTTTTGTACGCCCTTGCCTGTATTTGCTCCCAGCAGGGCGAAAAAAAGGATAACCAATAAAGCGGAAAGAGGAAATATAATTCATCACTCCTTGCTGTCAATAGTCAGTGAGGTTCGATTATTATATCAAAATGCCTGGCAACGGCGCGGGTTGGATTTTTATTAGGAAGTCTTTCGTAAAACATCTACGTGCGGTAGTATAGTAAAGAATTATAATGTAGTATTGTAGAGAGGTTGATAGCGAAGATGGGGAAAAAAGAAAGCAAAAAATATGAATGCATAGAGTGTGGATACACAGGAACCACTTGGTCTGGAAGATGCCCTAAGTGCGGTGCATGGGGCACCATAGAGGAGGTTTTGGCCCTTCCATCAGAAGACTCTCAGATGAAATCTTTCATTCTACCTTTGCCCTTACACGAAATAAAAAGTCCTTCAAGGTTATCTTCGCAAGATGAAGAGCTGGACAGGGTTTTGGGTGGGGGATGGGTACCTGGTTCCTCCGTTCTTTTGGCCGGGGAGCCAGGCATAGGAAAATCTACCATTCTGCTACAGACTTGTCTGAGGATGGCCCAAAAGGGGAAAAATGTTGTTTACCTTTCCGGAGAGGAGTCCCCCTCTCAAGTAGCCTTGAGGGCGAAGCGATTGGGAATAGCTTCCCAAAACCTAAAAATAGGCTCAGGGTACAACATCGATGATTTGTTAGCCGGTTCGTCGGGCTCGGATCTAGTGGTGGTAGACAGCGTTCAGTCTTTTACTTCCGGTGATTTGCCAGGACTTCCAGGTACCCCGTCGCAGGTTAGGGCTGTAGCCCAGAAAGCCATTTCTTCAGCAAAACAGAACGGCTGTACTGTGGTGATGATAGGCCACATAAACAAGGAAGGCCTGATTGCAGGGCCGAAACTTCTGGAACATATGGTGGATACCGTGTTGCTCTTTTCTGGAGATAGGCTTTCTCCATACAGGGTTCTGAGGGCTGTAAAGAACCGTTTCGGAGCTACTGACGAGATGGGCGTGTACGAGATGCTTGACAAGGGACTTTTTGCGGTGAACGACCCTACCAGGCTTTACTGGAGGAATAAGGACGAGAAAGTACCAGGAGTTACGGTTACGCCTGTGGTAGAAGGATCCAGGGCTTTCTTGGTGGAAATTCAGGCCCTTGTTGCTACTTCTCCCTTCCCTTATCCCAAGAGGACAGCTATAGGAGTAGACCCTAGCAGACTCCAGCTCCTTTTGGCTGTACTTGAACGGCGCTTTGGGGTCTCGACTATTTCCCAAGATGTATATGTAAACGTGGTAGGGGGAGTTGCAGTAAGAGGACCGCAGGCGGATTTAGCCCTTTGTGCGGCCTTGGCATCGGCGCATCATAGCAGGCCAGTCGATCCTTCTTATTGTCTTATAGG
The DNA window shown above is from Thermovirga lienii DSM 17291 and carries:
- a CDS encoding HAD-superfamily hydrolase, subfamily IIB (PFAM: haloacid dehalogenase-like hydrolase~TIGRFAM: Cof subfamily of IIB subfamily of haloacid dehalogenase superfamily; HAD-superfamily hydrolase, subfamily IIB~COGs: COG0561 hydrolase of the HAD superfamily~InterPro IPR013200: IPR006379~KEGG: aco:Amico_0670 HAD-superfamily hydrolase, subfamily IIB~PFAM: Haloacid dehalogenase domain protein hydrolase type 3~SPTR: HAD-superfamily hydrolase, subfamily IIB;~TIGRFAM: HAD-superfamily hydrolase, subfamily IIB); amino-acid sequence: MTFLFSIFRSTQTITYNITSRVVMRLEEKLEKILITDIDGTLAHRDVIPEQVAEACKRLRVSGWTLLVATGRILASALPHIHNIGASSPAIVYDGARIMDFQKGVSVWEKKMPKSLVKEVLILGWNYGVGIQVIGDEMVFCRPHDEAVIDYFSSLGVEVRPSLKDPQELDSIFRVIFHGDRALIRKLHDHMSAKLNGKASVTMAGDGFLDILPVHVSKGHALAELLGQRSSKNRIVVAAGDHMNDETLLRTAHVAFTMEDAPKELKEIADVVLPPSEEGGFVKIVDYLEDKDFLNTILSSKALDDLQNHDVLTLKGGVEPWRRR
- a CDS encoding DNA repair protein RadA (PFAM: KaiC; Lon protease (S16) C-terminal proteolytic domain~TIGRFAM: DNA repair protein RadA~COGs: COG1066 ATP-dependent serine protease~InterPro IPR004504: IPR003593~KEGG: aco:Amico_0685 DNA repair protein RadA~SMART: AAA ATPase~SPTR: DNA repair protein radA;~TIGRFAM: DNA repair protein RadA), which translates into the protein MGKKESKKYECIECGYTGTTWSGRCPKCGAWGTIEEVLALPSEDSQMKSFILPLPLHEIKSPSRLSSQDEELDRVLGGGWVPGSSVLLAGEPGIGKSTILLQTCLRMAQKGKNVVYLSGEESPSQVALRAKRLGIASQNLKIGSGYNIDDLLAGSSGSDLVVVDSVQSFTSGDLPGLPGTPSQVRAVAQKAISSAKQNGCTVVMIGHINKEGLIAGPKLLEHMVDTVLLFSGDRLSPYRVLRAVKNRFGATDEMGVYEMLDKGLFAVNDPTRLYWRNKDEKVPGVTVTPVVEGSRAFLVEIQALVATSPFPYPKRTAIGVDPSRLQLLLAVLERRFGVSTISQDVYVNVVGGVAVRGPQADLALCAALASAHHSRPVDPSYCLIGEVGLAGEVRPLPRITSRIKEAKRLGYKRFIISKGQELEKIEGVSLYKVENIKEALEEVGL
- a CDS encoding amino acid/amide ABC transporter substrate-binding protein, HAAT family (PFAM: Receptor family ligand binding region~COGs: COG0683 ABC-type branched-chain amino acid transport systems periplasmic component~InterPro IPR001828: IPR000709~KEGG: aco:Amico_0155 extracellular ligand-binding receptor~PFAM: Extracellular ligand-binding receptor~SPTR: Extracellular ligand-binding receptor) codes for the protein MRKGFAVLLLAAFSLTLFMGAAMAEEVVKVGYLAALTGDWAAYGQTELKSAQLAVEEINASGALGNLKLELVPYDFRSRPEDAVNAVRRMINQDKVVAIVGANSSGVNIATAPVVNQAGVPQIGTVSTNPYVTMDESGKVRPYSFRVCFTDPYQGKLIAYFSAKDLGKLKAAILYDVSSDYSQGLREFFIKSYEDYGGKVVADLGFRGGQDVDFRAQLTEIRNSGADVLVLPNMGKEMALIMKQARELGMNDIVFVGGDGYGEFMWEIAGDAMENSYWINHVSPEDPAMQPFFEAYKKKYNDECKEFVNGILAYDAVYFLADAVKRAGKADAEAITKALAETKGLQLHHAVITMDEFHNPKDKDGVVLIAKDGKGRFYKKVRPE
- a CDS encoding Na+/solute symporter (PFAM: Sodium:solute symporter family~COGs: COG0591 Na+/proline symporter~InterPro IPR001734~KEGG: aco:Amico_0718 Na+/solute symporter~PFAM: Na+/solute symporter~SPTR: Na+/solute symporter), yielding MVILFFALLGANTGKGVQNEDYCLAGRKSSVISVSGILLGALVGGASTVGTVQMAYSYGLSAWWFTLGGGIGCLVLGLFFAAPLRASGLQTITQFLAEKYGSKTAKVSMWASVIGTFISVIAQFLAGAALLKGIVPINDWAIMLIFSLAILAFIFLGGLKSYSKIGVYKIVFLYGILFLCFIVSLRELGWDYLKVTKNLPSKPFFSLFGLGVGKGLSAGTSLVVGVLCTQIYIQAVFSSSSPKTAKNGALLAAFLMPPLGLLGIWIGLYLRSSGVDISPSEALSFFIHNHFPPFLAGAIWAGILITVIGTAAGLALGMATNLVSDFLIPARRQGANALWLNRLMILVVIFGAAAIAALGKASMILEWSYLSMGLRGAGTFFPLVIGILKPGLLPPRWAFWSSSLGLSTTLFWPLTGLPLKPLFAGLGASALASMIGLFMNSIKKG
- a CDS encoding protein of unknown function DUF355 (PFAM: Adenosine specific kinase~COGs: COG1839 conserved hypothetical protein~InterPro IPR007153~KEGG: tai:Taci_0687 protein of unknown function DUF355~PFAM: protein of unknown function DUF355~SPTR: Putative uncharacterized protein), with product MEEKVKLDVVEMTIPDECNIIVGQSHFIKTVEDMYEALVTTSPYLEFGIAFNEASGPCLIRKDGNAEDLIEAAVENAKRIGAGHVFVVLLRKGYPINVLNKLKSIQEVCRIYAATANPLQIIVAETGQGRGVMGVIDGASPKGVEGQEDIEARKKLLRDIIGYKR